The Vulpes vulpes isolate BD-2025 chromosome 10, VulVul3, whole genome shotgun sequence genome has a window encoding:
- the CH25H gene encoding cholesterol 25-hydroxylase has protein sequence MSSHNSSGPLALGPPGQLLLQPLWDQVRARAALAQSPPFAVLFSITAYLGCCLPFVLLDLLCPRVRALRRYKVHPDCGPSARQLLACLGRTVCQHAALLLPASLLHCARGPAPWPREAPELPQLARHVLGCLLLFDAEVFAWHVLHHRVPWLYRTFHKLHHQHAASFALATQYMGAWELLSLGFFHVLNVALLQCHPLSVLAFHLLNIWLSVEDHSGYDFPWSTHRLVPFGWYGGVAHHDLHHSQFNCNFAPYFTHWDRILGTLRSAPAK, from the coding sequence ATGAGCAGCCACAACAGCTCGGGGCCCCTCGCCCTGGGCCCGCCGGGCCAGCTCCTCCTGCAGCCGCTCTGGGACCAGGTGCGCGCCCGGGCCGCGCTGGCGCAGTCGCCGCCGTTCGCGGTCCTCTTCTCTATCACCGCCTACCTGGGCTGCTGCCTGCCCTTCGTGCTGCTAGACCTGCTGTGCCCCCGCGTGCGCGCGCTGCGGCGCTACAAGGTGCACCCGGACTGCGGGCCGTCGGCGCGCCAGCTGCTGGCCTGCCTGGGCCGGACCGTGTGCCAGCACGCCGCCCTGCTGCTGCCCGCCTCGCTGCTGCACtgcgcccgcggccccgcgccctgGCCCCGAGAGGCCCCCGAGCTGCCGCAGCTGGCGCGCCACGTGCTGGGCTGCCTGCTGCTCTTCGACGCCGAGGTCTTCGCCTGGCACGTGCTGCACCACAGGGTGCCCTGGCTGTACCGCACCTTCCACAAGCTGCACCACCAGCACGCGGCCTCCTTCGCGCTGGCCACGCAGTACATGGGCGCCTGGGAGCTGCTCTCCCTGGGCTTCTTCCACGTGCTGAACGTGGCGCTGCTGCAGTGCCATCCGCTGAGCGTGCTGGCCTTCCACCTGCTCAACATCTGGCTGTCGGTGGAGGACCACTCGGGCTACGACTTCCCCTGGTCCACGCACAGGCTGGTGCCCTTCGGCTGGTACGGCGGCGTGGCGCACCACGACCTGCACCACTCGCAGTTTAACTGCAACTTCGCCCCCTACTTCACACACTGGGACAGAATCCTGGGGACCCTGCGGTCTGCTCCGGCCAAGTGA